From the Papaver somniferum cultivar HN1 chromosome 2, ASM357369v1, whole genome shotgun sequence genome, the window CTCATCCCTCAGCTTAAACCCTTCTTCCACTTTCCCATCTTTGCAACATCCATCGATGATTGTGTTGTACATAACGATATCAAGGGGCAACCCCCTCTCAATCATCACCTTCAGAAGCCTAACTGCCTCTTTCATATTTCTTGATTTGCATAACCCACTGACTAAAGCGTTTGAGGTAGGTGTACTGGCGGCAAATCCTTTCTCCAATAATTTAAACCAAATCTCAGTTGCCACAGAATGCTTCCTCTCCTTGCAAAGTCCATTGACCAGCTTTGTCAGAACCTTTTCATTGGGCCGATAATTTCTCAACATCATCTCCCTTATGAGTCGTACTGCAGAATCCAACCTAGAAATTGTACATAGCCAGTGAATAATTGAATTGAACACACCTGGACGTACAGAAAGACCTCTTGATAAGGTCTCCTCCAAGAGACGCTCAGCTTCTTCCATGCGGCCCACATTGCACAGGCCATCAATTAGTGAATAATAAGTAACTTCGTTCGGATTGATCGCTTTTGACGTCATTTCCTCTATCAATGTTGACGCCTCCGAAAAATCACCTACTTTACAGTACCCATCAATCAAAGTATTAAACACAACCACATTTAGCACTACCCCCTTCTCTGACATTTCCTTCAAAACACATTTTGCATCCTCAAGCTTGTCCAAATCAATCAAGCCTTTAATAATAGAACTAAACGTGTAAACATTAGGAATCACATCATTTTGAACCATATTCTTTTTAAACCTAAGCGCCTCATCGACATCTTTCTTCTTGCAAAGCCCATCAATGATAGTATTATAAGTAACTACATTCGGATAAATACCCAAACTCTCCATCTTCTTAAACAAGGAAATCGCTTCTCCAACTTTCCCTCCCCTGCAATACGCATTAATTCCCATAGTAAACGTCCTAACATCCGGATTCACAATACCACCCGAAGAATAAACAATGTTAAAAACCTCAATACTCCTCTCAAACTCCTTCCCTCTCACAAGTGTATCCAACAAGAAATTACACGTTCTAATCGATGGAAACAAACCTTGACCAGTAAGCAACCTAAACACATCGAACGCAATCCCCAACCCAAAATTCCTAAACTGAGTACAATAAACATGAACTAACAAATCAAATgcaccatcaccaccactcccATGATCCCCAGATTTCTTCAAAATGGAATCTGAAAATGTCTTTACAATCTCAATATGTTTATACTCTAGATTCTCAAACACGGCATTCGGCAACTTCCCATCAATTAAACGAATAAGAAACAATCTTGCGGAATCAATTTGATTAGAACGAATAAGTATATGAATCAAAATACAATAAGATCTAAGTGTAAAACGAAATCCTAGATTTTGAGAAGCAAATGAAAAGAAATTCAATGTGGTTTTAGGATTAACAGTAGATTGAATATTGAATAAAACGTAATCAAATTTTGATGGAGAtaataatctaattgattcctcTTTACATTTCGATGTATCAAGAATTGAATTCGATAGaattgattttaccttattaataATAAGTAGATTTTGATCTGAATCATTTGATTGTGGTTGCGGAGATGGAGATGGTGATGAGATTGAAGAAATAGGGTTCGTGAAGAATAATAAAAGGCGTTTAGGTTTTGTTTTGTGGAGAAGAGTTATTTTTCTCAAAtccattaaagaagaaattgacggATTAGATGGATACAATGAGAGATTGAGGATGGAGGATGGTTTtatgtggtgatggtggtggaggcgGTGGCGGAGGAGGAGTGGGAGGTTTTGGTTATCGGAGAAGAGGAGGAGCTGAGATTGGCCATGAGAGATTCCGGGAGGGTATTAGTTGCAGAAGtgaggagaaagaaaagaaacgaGAAAAGGGTTTGAGCGGAGCTTGGGGTTTAAGTTGTTTTTGTTTGACCATGTTTGGCAAATATGCCTAGCCGGCGGTCTCTATGTTTCAGCCGGGGATTATACGGAGTTAGGTATGGGCAAATTTTGTATCACACCAGTAGTTTCTGGATTGCAATGAAAATTTTCAAGATTTCTAAAGGCTTGTACCAGCATTAGCCGGGTACCATTTCATATAAGAAAATTTTAAGAGCCGGTTGGTTGTTGGATCACTAAATTGGTGCCAGCCCCGTTAATGCTGGTACCCGCCTTTAGCGAACATGGAAAATTTGGATCACAGTTTACGGTTCACAGTGTAAATTTTGGGGTCAAAAAGCGGCAACCGGATCACAATATAGATTTTGAGTCACAGTTACTGGACCAGTGTAAATTCTGGATCAAAGACTGACAGTTTTCTGAATTACAATGTAGATTTTGGGTCACAATGTAAATTTTGAGCCGTAGTTTCTGGGTCAGAATCTAAAGAATTACAATGTAGATTTTGGGTCACAATGTAAATTTTGAGCCATAGTTTCTGGGTCAGAATCTAAATTTTGGTTTAACGAGTTACAGTTTTTTGAATCACAGTATAAATTTTGGATCACGATTTATGGATAACATTATAAATTTTGAGGCGTGGTTTCCGGATTGCAATATATGTTTTGGGTTAGAGTGGAGTTTTTCTGAATCAGGATGTAAATTTTGGATCACATAGCGGCATTTTTTAGATAATAATGTGAATTTTGAGTCATTGAGTGGCGGTTTTTAGGTATGATGATGTGAATTTTGGAATAAATTTGGATCCTAGATAGATTTTAAATTACTTTAAAATTATAAAAACTCTGCAGTAAAAAAATAATCACATGACAAATTTGAATTCCAAGTGAGTTTCAGGTTAGGAAGCAGATTTTAAACCGGAAAACAAATTTTCTATCAGAGGACAAATTTAGGCCACAACACATACTTTGGGTCATATGGTGTATTTTCTGCCACATATCAGCTTTGGTATCCAAGATTTTCATTCATCTCATTGTGCACACTATGCCCAACAGGAAACAGAAGGAAGCATTATCAAATGCGCTAACCACATTGTATGGCAGCTGTTACAGACGTGCCATGCCGCCAGCACTGGGACATATAGCACACTGAAACAATCTCCCAGTAGACAAGTACTGGCCGTATGACTTGAAATATTACAGATATTTGAACTACCTTAGAAAATTTAAAGCAAGACTTATGATTAATGTAAATGATGAATACAGCCCATTGTTGAGTTTAAACATCAACAATGTGATCAGAACCTTAAATCGTTTATCGTACATGAACATGATAAAAACAATGGCAATTTTTCTTTTACTTGCAATGGTGAAAGTATAAGATATGCAAAGGTAAACTGGTGATGTCGCTATCGTAACTACTACTACTGGAAAACCAAGAACTTACTATGTTTTGAGATAGCTCCACCGACGATCTTCCAGGCCATCTATCAACAAgcttaaaaccaaattttgatgCAGTGGATAAAATAAAAGCCTCGTCAACTCGTCGAAAAATGTGGCAGAGAATCAAAGCTGGTTTTAATTCCGCTGCAGTAATTCCATTTGAAGAAGTAATCAACTCACTAGCAGTTTCAAATAAGGGGGAGATGGCTTCAGCGACATATGTTACATCTGTACCAATGATGACTTCGAACCCCGAAGGACTCGTCTTCTTGATTGCCTCTATTTCATCACGATTACCCCACTCTAATCTTTTCGTAAGTACTTTGTTAAGAGTAGGTTCAGTCAAGTTTGAGACCACATTTTGTTTCAGTAATTCAACTGCTATAGTATCTCCATCTGTGGCGTAAACTGATTCTGCATTCCTAGCGGCGATCATGGAGCACACTCCCATGCAACCACTACCCAGCTCAAGAACCCTTTTCCCTTCAACTATACAAGGATTTTGAGCCAGAACTGCTGATATTAGACGAGCTGACTCCCACAGCATCAACCCTGTTGATTTGCATGTGTGCTGGTGTTCTTTTGAAAGTCCTTTTAGACTGAAGCTGTGTTCTCCTACCTCGATCTTAATAATCTAGTAGGCAATGACATAGAAACTTTTTAAGCATGAGAATACATCCCAAGAAAAGACACAAAATAAAGACGACCTATTGTTTCAGGGGAACTAggtattttcttttttcattctaTTAATTTTTTGTCGGTTAGCTTGTTCTGTACAACAGACAGCGAGTTGAAGTTTTAACAGCAAAGCTCGACTACTACTTAATGAAACTAGAGATTTTAAGGTGAACCACCCTTCAATAGAGTTATAGTGTAAGCCTAACTCCGAGCCCTGATTTACATTGCAAGTACAAGTGTGCTTTTGTTTACACTTTACACAGTTACAGTGTGAGTAAGAAATATCATCTACCCCTGAGGTCTTATTTGGTCAGGTAAACATTTACTATCCTGCATTACCAGGCTAAACAATAAGTGGACGTGTGAACAAAATCACACCATCAGTACAGACATTATGCTCGATACTTCTGTTGTCTTGATAGAGGGAAGCCAAGGTCGTAAGGCTCTAAACAACCCAAAAAAGAAGAAGTACAGTATAGATTAAATTACAGCATTCATAACAGCAAAGCAGGCTTAAAGGCGTACCTCATGGTTAGCATCATCGATGGATGGTGTAATACTGAACATTTCAACAGCAATGCTCTCAGACATGTCAATCACGATATCTTCTTTAGGTTCCTTCAAGTTGATTGTTCCGTTAATGGCACTCCCATTAGCATGTTGATCAAGGAGATCCGATTTCTTTCCAGGTCCTGAAATGTGAGAAGATTTTACCCCATCTGTGAAGCGGAACACAGATTGAATCCAACGCCTGAAATAATAGAGCATCATAATGAACTAAATTAAGAGCAATCAATCTAAAAAAATTGTACATTAGTTTTGAATTTGCTGTTGCCACTAGAATGTAGACTTAAAGTCACAAATCAGCACATATGCTTCACAATATCCACTCAAAAATCTATATTGCTTATACCGGTTCATTACTAATTCCCGTGACCGGTTCTCCACTTGTTTGCAGCACACCTCAATTTCTTCAGTGTCAAACCCATTTGCGTTGAATAAACTCGTCAAGAACTCCTCCGAGAAGTAAAAGGCACGCTGAGAAATTGATAATGTGGAGTAAGTAACTGATATTAATAAAATTCCAGATTTTACGATAAATATTTAAATCCACGTTTAGAACTTACAGTGCCATCTCCCCTGACATAGAAATTCTCACTGATCTTCTGATCTTTGCAAGTTAATCTTTCCTGTAAAATATGAAATCAAGAAAAACTCAAAAAAGGGATAATAAGGGGAAATGTACAAACAGAACTTCTGGAGTTGTCAGTTACGCAAAAAGCAAAGAATTAGGAAGGCACTTAAGTTCTAGAGGCTTAGTTTTGCGTACGGAGCAGAGCTGTTGAGgatatttgtattttttttttcgccCAGATTGTTAAATTTAGCAGGTCAACCAGATCTCACAGTAACATCAGAGCAAAAAACCCGCAATTTTCACCACAAATGTGGCTGACTAAAACTTCTAGGCATACTAAATGTTATCAAATGTAACTTGCAAAATTGAACAGCCTAGAGCAGAACAACTTGCACCTTAGTTCCCTTCAGATTAAAGTTTCATGATTTAGCAAGTTGAGCATATCATCTTCAGAACTTGATTCGCCACCTAAACAACTAGTGTAGGTGAGAATAAGCAACTATTTTTCTATCAATATATCCTCTAAAAACCGAAAGGAAATTACTATGTCTAATAGGTTTGTTGATTGGTAAACATAAAGAATACAGTAATCTAAGACAATAATTTTCCAGGGTCATTATAATACATGAATAGCAATGACAAAAGATGTAATGAAGATCACAATATCTAACCTGAGCAAGGTCTCCGACAGCATAATCCCGCAGCAGTACAAGACCATTTGGCTGCAAATTAACATCATCAAGTTAAACATTACAGTAGGAAAGTTGACCAGAAAAGTATGAGACAACTGAATGTTCATAGCAGTGGTAGCCACATTACCTTAAGAATCTTTTTGATATTCTGCAATACGGTCGTCATCTTTTCAGGAGAAACTGCAGACAGTACAAATATCTGTTTAAAATGTCAGCTGGGTTgagatcaaagaaaagaaaaattgagcGAGAccagttatgagcaaaataatgTGTACCAGGGTCACAATGTCAACCGAAGACGGGGATATCTGCTTGCTAATGTCATCCGCAGTAAGATCACAAACGAACGCATTAACACGGTCACTTGTGAACTCTTTATGTGACTGCAATTCATAAACTCAGCCTAGTTACTAAACAGTACCACTGAACATAAACAATTGAGTACATCTGAAAGATTAAACAAACTCGAACCTTTACTAAATCAACAGCACGAGGAGAAAAATCACAGGCGTGCACGAAGATATTCCGGTACGTCGCAACCAATGGAAATATAGTGTTTCCAGCTCCACAACcaatctaagaaaataaaaacagtttCAGCCTAATTAAACAAACCCCCAaatccaaaaattaaaaattaagatTTGCTGACTTAAAATTTTACCTCTAAAATGGTTTTTGTCTCTGAATCTTCCTGAAAATAATGACCCCATTCTTTATCTAAATAATGCCTATCTTTAAAGAACTGTTATTTCCAAAAACACAACTTATTATCAGATTCTCAGAATAGAACTAGTAGATTGAATGAGTGAATGAAGGAAAAGGAACAAACTTTATCTTGATGTCTCTTGTAGAAAACATCCCAATACTTCTTTGCATCTTTTTCATACTTCTCTGCAACAAAAACAAATCAGAGTTTGTAATCAGTGATTGAATTTGACTCGGACTGAGACTGAAACTGAGAGAATTTCAAAGGAATTTTATACCTTTCCAGAAAGGAGAGATTCCGCTAGAAGCAGTGGGATAAATTTGAAGCTTCGGGGGATTAGGGTTTTGGAGATCCTCTTGTTTGATTGCCGCCATTAGAGAATTAGAGTAAACAGACGGAAAAAAAGTACATGAGTGTTTGTGTCTCTCTCCTCTTTTTTAAATCAAACACCTCTTTGTTTTGGTATGTCTCCTTGTTTTGTCTCCCCATCTGAATCTGACTCGCCTGGTCAAATCTTTTTAGTAGTTTTCTCCTAATATCTGACTCGGCTTATACATCTGACTCATAACCATTTGAGTTAGGTATCATTTTGTACCTGACTCAGGCTTATACATCTGACTCATAACCATTTGAGTTAGGTATCATTTTGTACCTGACTCACACATATCCGAATTGGATTcaaatgttttctttttcttctgtaaCTCAATGAAGTATTTCAGACAAGTCACATCCAGATGTAACGAGCGAATCCAAACGAATCAGTTGAGTCTGGAAAAAAACGTGCAACATATAAAAgtataaaaaaaattggttagaATGGATATTCAATCACTTCATGAGGCTTCAAGCTGGCCAAATTGATGAAGACATTATCTGCAGAATTGCAATTACTGCCTGGTGCATTTGGTCGCAAAGATGTGATACAGTTTTCAAAGGAACTACTGTCACAGTTGATCACATTATCCAAAACTGCAGAAAATATATCTCAGAATATAGTGAAATATCGAGAAAGCGCCCTAACAATATAAACAGACAAACCGAGAGCTAACTTGCACTGGAGTCTTCCTCCTAATGGATACCTTACTATAAATTATGATGGTTCTTTTCTTAACAATACTGGTGGCATTGGTCTAATTGCTCGTGATTTTGCAGGTACATTCCAGGGTTCAAAATGCATCTTCTTAGATTCGTCAGTAAGCCCAGAGCATGCGGAGTGCAGAGGTCTGTGGGAAGCAATTTCATGGGCAAAAGAAAGGAATTTGCACCGTGTACGGTTTGAACTGGACTCTAAGCTAATGGCTGAAGCGGTGAATGGCGAGAATTATAACTGCGATTGGAGAATACATAATCTTCTTCGAGATATTAAGagtttatttaagatttttagTTCCTGGCAATGTTCTTACATGCCAAGGGAAAAAAATAAATTAGCTGATATTCTGTCAAAGTTAGCTAGAGTAGAAAAGTTAAACAAAATCTGGTTATCTGGTCCCCTAATTTAATCTCTGTACAACTAGCAGAGGAAGCAAACTATGTAACTGTTTAAACTTCTCAATTTATCTCTtttcagtttcaaaaaaataaaaaaattggttaGGACTTGCATTTATTTTACCTTTTTTACGAGACGAGCTCTGCCTAGAAGCTCATGTAGTTGgacaaagaagaaaaacattcACCATTCAGGATTCTAGGTTGCAACTTGAATGGCAAAAAAAAAGGTTAAGAAAATAGATATTGGAGTATCTTTTAGTTAGTGGTAATTCCCACAAAATCTAACCAGTATAACAGTAACAGAAGAACATTGTAATATCTCGATCTCGTTCAATTTTCTATTGCTGAACATTACAGAACTCGAATATCATTTTCGCTTCTCTGCTCTCTTGAATCTAACAGATGGCGGAATATAAAAATATCTTGTTTGATGGTAACAAAAATATTGGAggcaaaaccgaaccaaaaaatGTGCAAGATAGGCTTATAATCTGCATTTGTTCGTCGTTGTGGAAGTGGAGAATGGCTTCATCTACATCTACACATTGCTATAGGATACAAATGGTGATCAAATATTAACTTTCCCGGAGACACTAACAAAGTTCAATTACATGGATATCTATGCTTCTTCTTCTCCTTGCTTTTCGGCAGGAGTAGAAGTCTGTTCACTTCCATCCACCTCAGGTGTCTCTGACTGTTCTGAAAGTTCTGCTTGAGCATCTGGCAAGACTCCATTATCTACTGCAACTGGATCACTATTATTTTGACTAACATGCTTTTCTTCGGACTCATTAACTACTCTAGGAAGCTCCCTTGTAGGAGCACGAGGAGGAGGAGCAGCGACTGCTAATAGTTGGCTAACTccatcaaacaaactttttgattCTGTGATCAAGGCAGCTCCACCAGGATAACATCGACCAAAGCATGTTGCACAATGCGGATATGCGACCTAAAGATTGAATAATTTCACTTAAAAGATGGATCATGGGAGAAGCAACAGGTGACAGGTCTTATAGATTTCATGAATTCTTACCTCAAGGAATGCACGGCAGAGTGAGAGAAAAAGCTGAGACTCATTCTGTCTCAGCATTCTAGTAGCATTATACAACATCAGGGAGTCTGAAACTGCCCGGAGTCCCTTAATAACTTCCTGAGCCAACACAAGTTTCAAGCTTACTGGGGCACATGGCCGCAATTCGTTCATAGCTGCTGAAACACCTGCAAcaagagattgaacaagataaGCCTGTTAGAACACTCATGCCCCAAACTTAATAGCACTTCAGTGGGTACTTGCAGATGATATGTTAGATGTTTTGTCTTAACATTAAAGGGATTGTGCGTGACAGCGATTGAGCATGATGTGCTTTATGGGTTACAGTCTTGCGAGTCTATGTATAACAATATTAAATCAGCAAGTACAAATTTAGTTTAAAATGGGATGAAATTACGAAGACAAGTATATTTCTACACATACAGTTGCGTTTGCATTTTGGTAATTTCCAATTCGTCGTGCTCCACACCTCATAAAAGTACCGGACACATGCACACAATTACAGTATTGGGTCATATTTTTAGTTGATTACCTGGTTTATATGTTTAGTATATGGAACATTTATCATCTTAAACACTATCTGAAGCTACGACAATTCAGAAATTGTATGGACAGATGATATTTGTATAGCATATAATTACTAAATTTGCACATATTTTTACTTAAATACTTTAAAGTATGTATCCTATTAACAACACTTATGTAGCACTACAATCACTATAACCGTACATTTTATCCAAAGCTTTGAGACCCATATGAAATATATTCCGAAAATAATCGCCTACTGTGTGGATCCATCTGTCTATTTGCTAACATGGACAGCAAATACAATCAAGAAAGAAGTTAGTCACACTCACCATTAACAAATATGGCAAGAGGTGGATGCTCCATTAAATAAGAGGGTGGAGTCACATCCTCTTGACTCTCCGCAGATGGACCATTGGTTGAGAATCCTGTTGGTAACGCAGCAACCCATCGATGTGAATCTAAAACAACCTAACAACGCCCATTGAAAAAGCAAACGCAATCAATCACCAGTAAAATGAACTACCAAGCAGTACAACAACTCAAGTTGATTCTTAACCAATGTGACAAAAGATTAAGGTACTCCTCATTGAACAAAACAAAGTCATCCTACTCGACTCTAACAGCAGTATTACAATCAACTATCTTAGACACAACTTACAAATATACCTGAAAATTCTCAACGGCCGTGGCCATATTCTTCGAGAATAAGTTGAGTACTGCACTGAAGGAAGAaagaataaagatcagaattCTAAATCACCTGGAAACAAGTtgttgaaaataaacaaaatgaaaGCCATTTACTCTTCAAAAAGTGGTGGAAGCAAGCCTCGAAAATCCAGTCCAACCCAACCAAGACCCATGGCACAATACTGTCAGAGCACGAGAAAAAGGTGATCAGTTTCTAGCAGTTTATTTTCGGAGAATTTTTCTAGCCAAGAGCAATGACTTGCAAGCCCTTAAACTGGATGATATCCACTGTACAATGTATCATATCAATATTTCTATTGGTTTGGTTTTACATAATCAAGGAAGAAATATCACTGATTGCTGAATTAAACAACACGAGGAAATGACCAACTATTTGTTGATGGGCAACATGGTCACAAGCTTCCAAGAAATGTACAAATCGGAAGGAAAGTACAATCTTGCTAGGAAAAGAATGTAAAAGACGATATCATGGAGGCAAAGTTTTTACCATGCACTGATCTAAGATATTTGACAGTGATCCACCCTCGGTAATCTTTGGAAGCATGGTTTTAAGAGTTTTGAGGAGAGAGGTAATTTGATGCATAGCCCAACTAAACAGAAGACCACCATCATAGTTTTGCTCACTTCCAGATTTATCGTCAGCAAAAATTGCTCTGTATTGATTAACAACGTCAAATAGATGCATTCTAAAACAGTTCACCATCCCTTTTAAGTAGTCATACGCATTTCTCTGGTCTAAGTCATCGAGAATGCCTGCAAGCCACGATTCTCTGCATCTCAAAAACTGACTCCAACGAAAAGGAATTTCTGTTAGAAACAGAGCCAGAATAAGGAAACATAAATATCTATACCCGTGAAAGCAAAGCATAA encodes:
- the LOC113350478 gene encoding pentatricopeptide repeat-containing protein At4g19440, chloroplastic-like → MDLRKITLLHKTKPKRLLLFFTNPISSISSPSPSPQPQSNDSDQNLLIINKVKSILSNSILDTSKCKEESIRLLSPSKFDYVLFNIQSTVNPKTTLNFFSFASQNLGFRFTLRSYCILIHILIRSNQIDSARLFLIRLIDGKLPNAVFENLEYKHIEIVKTFSDSILKKSGDHGSGGDGAFDLLVHVYCTQFRNFGLGIAFDVFRLLTGQGLFPSIRTCNFLLDTLVRGKEFERSIEVFNIVYSSGGIVNPDVRTFTMGINAYCRGGKVGEAISLFKKMESLGIYPNVVTYNTIIDGLCKKKDVDEALRFKKNMVQNDVIPNVYTFSSIIKGLIDLDKLEDAKCVLKEMSEKGVVLNVVVFNTLIDGYCKVGDFSEASTLIEEMTSKAINPNEVTYYSLIDGLCNVGRMEEAERLLEETLSRGLSVRPGVFNSIIHWLCTISRLDSAVRLIREMMLRNYRPNEKVLTKLVNGLCKERKHSVATEIWFKLLEKGFAASTPTSNALVSGLCKSRNMKEAVRLLKVMIERGLPLDIVMYNTIIDGCCKDGKVEEGFKLRDEMVKRGVKSDIITYSALLHGLCDKGRMDEAVSFWNEIKRGGLLADIYMYNMMIDGYCKAKKVEEGRSFFNELVSQGLELNSSVYNNLIKGYCGDGNMVAAFKLRDEMKAKGIMPNVKTYSILIGGFCDVRKVQEAKNLFDEMRTEGLTPNVICYTQLIRGFCEIGEMENASNVMEEMCAFGVAPNEYTYTVMINGYFKMSDQKEAMKLYGQMLQKGVAPDVVTYNTLINGLCMTGKMEDAFMACDAMSQRGLVMDKVTYTTLVDGLCSLGLSKEATLISEGIIKRGIVPWHVKADTLL
- the LOC113350480 gene encoding conserved oligomeric Golgi complex subunit 8-like, coding for MDSSEDSTMVASSLLPLASVAQQPYVSELLSFTLERLHKEPELLRVDSERIRRQMQEVAVGNYRAFIAAADALVAIREQVSAVDKHLEATINEIPKLTSGCTEFIDSAQQILEKRKLNRTLLANHSTLLDLLEIPQLMDTCVRNGNYDEALDLEAFVCKLSTMHPKLPVIQALAAEVAHTTQSLLSQLLQKLRSNIQLPECLRIIGHLRRIGVFTESEMRLQFLRCRESWLAGILDDLDQRNAYDYLKGMVNCFRMHLFDVVNQYRAIFADDKSGSEQNYDGGLLFSWAMHQITSLLKTLKTMLPKITEGGSLSNILDQCMYCAMGLGWVGLDFRGLLPPLFEDAVLNLFSKNMATAVENFQVVLDSHRWVAALPTGFSTNGPSAESQEDVTPPSYLMEHPPLAIFVNGVSAAMNELRPCAPVSLKLVLAQEVIKGLRAVSDSLMLYNATRMLRQNESQLFLSLCRAFLEVAYPHCATCFGRCYPGGAALITESKSLFDGVSQLLAVAAPPPRAPTRELPRVVNESEEKHVSQNNSDPVAVDNGVLPDAQAELSEQSETPEVDGSEQTSTPAEKQGEEEA
- the LOC113350479 gene encoding uncharacterized protein LOC113350479, with the protein product MAAIKQEDLQNPNPPKLQIYPTASSGISPFWKEKYEKDAKKYWDVFYKRHQDKFFKDRHYLDKEWGHYFQEDSETKTILEIGCGAGNTIFPLVATYRNIFVHACDFSPRAVDLVKSHKEFTSDRVNAFVCDLTADDISKQISPSSVDIVTLIFVLSAVSPEKMTTVLQNIKKILKPNGLVLLRDYAVGDLAQERLTCKDQKISENFYVRGDGTRAFYFSEEFLTSLFNANGFDTEEIEVCCKQVENRSRELVMNRRWIQSVFRFTDGVKSSHISGPGKKSDLLDQHANGSAINGTINLKEPKEDIVIDMSESIAVEMFSITPSIDDANHEIIKIEVGEHSFSLKGLSKEHQHTCKSTGLMLWESARLISAVLAQNPCIVEGKRVLELGSGCMGVCSMIAARNAESVYATDGDTIAVELLKQNVVSNLTEPTLNKVLTKRLEWGNRDEIEAIKKTSPSGFEVIIGTDVTYVAEAISPLFETASELITSSNGITAAELKPALILCHIFRRVDEAFILSTASKFGFKLVDRWPGRSSVELSQNIVSSWFSSSSSYDSDITSLPLHILYFHHCK